A part of Streptomyces sp. NBC_01451 genomic DNA contains:
- a CDS encoding DUF4142 domain-containing protein produces the protein MPRFNHSALVIAALTTTIAALSFPVWSYADRSGTGVANTAAGTVNTQWGPLTASDRSLIVRVRLAGLWEAPAGEKAMDKSSSATVKAAADHLLVGHSDLDERVRKVAAQLNVELPNQPNEAQQGFLAQMDAAQGKEFDRVWASLLRKAHGTIFPDIATIRNQTQNSLVRQLATDTNQTVLDHITMLEKTGAVDFDAIANGTI, from the coding sequence TTGCCGCGCTTCAACCACTCCGCCCTCGTCATCGCGGCCCTGACCACGACCATCGCCGCGCTCTCGTTCCCGGTGTGGTCCTACGCCGACCGCTCCGGCACCGGAGTGGCGAACACGGCCGCCGGCACGGTGAACACCCAGTGGGGGCCGCTGACCGCCTCGGACCGCAGCCTGATCGTGCGCGTGCGGCTGGCCGGGCTGTGGGAAGCGCCCGCCGGGGAGAAGGCGATGGACAAGTCCAGCAGCGCCACCGTCAAGGCGGCGGCGGACCACCTGCTGGTGGGCCACAGCGACCTGGACGAGCGGGTGCGGAAGGTCGCCGCCCAGCTCAATGTCGAGCTGCCCAACCAGCCGAACGAGGCGCAGCAGGGCTTCCTGGCCCAGATGGACGCCGCCCAGGGCAAGGAGTTCGACCGGGTCTGGGCGAGCCTCCTGCGGAAGGCACACGGCACGATCTTCCCGGACATCGCGACGATCCGGAACCAGACCCAGAACTCGCTGGTGCGTCAACTGGCGACGGACACCAACCAGACCGTGCTCGACCACATCACGATGCTGGAGAAGACCGGAGCGGTCGACTTCGACGCCATCGCCAACGGCACGATCTGA
- a CDS encoding DUF4142 domain-containing protein, translating to MPRLNGTFLVGLAIAGTVGALAYPVFYSYPHRNDATTAAAITGDTVNTQWGPLTALDRELIVRVRLAGLWELPAGQQAMTKSSNPAVKEAAQHLITGHNDLDKRARSVSQQLGVPIPNQPNEQQQGFLDQMTAASPADYDEVWANLLRQAHGNILPVIATVRNQTRNTLVRQLASDTNQTVLDHITILEKTGKIDFQKIAEKAAGPSASPTGPPPPSPGVVPPIAPAVEPTGNPVLSSKPSPPAPGTINTNRPEAPDPNKLAQGQ from the coding sequence TTGCCCCGCTTGAACGGCACGTTCCTCGTCGGCCTCGCCATCGCAGGCACCGTCGGCGCGCTCGCGTACCCCGTGTTCTACTCGTACCCGCACCGCAACGACGCCACGACGGCCGCCGCGATCACCGGGGACACGGTGAACACCCAGTGGGGACCGCTGACCGCCTTGGACCGCGAACTCATCGTGCGCGTCCGGCTGGCCGGGCTGTGGGAACTGCCCGCGGGACAGCAGGCGATGACGAAGTCGAGCAATCCCGCCGTCAAGGAGGCGGCCCAGCACCTGATCACGGGCCACAACGACCTCGACAAGCGGGCACGGAGCGTCTCCCAGCAGCTCGGTGTCCCGATCCCCAACCAGCCGAACGAACAGCAGCAGGGCTTCCTGGACCAGATGACGGCGGCCTCGCCCGCGGACTACGACGAGGTCTGGGCGAACCTCCTGCGGCAGGCGCACGGCAACATCCTCCCGGTCATCGCGACGGTGCGGAACCAGACCCGCAACACTCTCGTGCGTCAACTGGCCTCGGACACCAACCAGACCGTGCTCGACCACATCACGATCCTGGAGAAGACCGGCAAGATCGACTTCCAGAAGATCGCCGAGAAGGCCGCCGGGCCCAGCGCCAGTCCGACCGGTCCGCCGCCGCCGTCCCCCGGAGTGGTGCCGCCCATCGCGCCCGCCGTGGAGCCGACCGGCAACCCCGTGTTGTCCTCCAAGCCGTCGCCGCCGGCACCCGGCACGATCAACACCAACCGGCCGGAGGCTCCGGACCCCAACAAGCTCGCCCAGGGCCAGTAG